In the genome of Nymphaea colorata isolate Beijing-Zhang1983 chromosome 9, ASM883128v2, whole genome shotgun sequence, one region contains:
- the LOC116260451 gene encoding uncharacterized protein At5g39570-like isoform X1: protein MMIYDDRTGGDDVFPEYDPTPYSGGYDQALAYGQPVTPSHETCYTPESMLDPSLNQENFTHGRGSSEDSPYQAERDMVDFNGNSGGGDVDRPRYLLDGEPWRDDPSHPYGYGDGYGYDYGDNWSCGWDWPKHPEEAEYGSRVHLDYAHPVSYADYLADWLQLHQEDSPHQSHLGEDYQGRQDTRHECMSEWKSAVEYIFGRQDSCEHGHADGAMPDYSFCDYQSYDRLPTANNYRLQGRSFSRSEI from the coding sequence ATGATGATTTACGATGATCGAACCGGTGGGGATGATGTGTTCCCGGAGTATGATCCTACCCCTTACAGCGGGGGCTACGATCAGGCTCTCGCTTATGGACAGCCGGTTACCCCCTCCCACGAGACCTGCTACACTCCGGAATCTATGCTTGATCCATCCCTCAACCAAGAAAATTTTACCCACGGACGCGGTTCTTCTGAGGATTCGCCTTACCAAGCAGAAAGGGATATGGTGGATTTCAATGGGAACTCCGGAGGAGGCGACGTTGACCGTCCTCGCTATCTTCTAGATGGTGAGCCCTGGCGGGACGATCCCTCTCATCCTTATGGTTATGGCGATGGCTATGGATATGACTATGGCGATAACTGGAGCTGTGGGTGGGACTGGCCCAAGCACCCGGAAGAAGCAGAATATGGCTCTAGGGTTCACCTGGATTATGCCCACCCAGTGAGTTATGCTGATTATTTGGCTGACTGGCTTCAACTGCATCAAGAGGATTCCCCCCACCAAAGCCACCTGGGCGAGGACTACCAAGGTCGTCAGGATACCAGACATGAATGTATGAGCGAGTGGAAGAGCGCGGTGGAGTACATATTTGGACGGCAGGACTCATGCGAACATGGTCATGCCGATGGCGCCATGCCCGACTACAGCTTCTGCGACTATCAGAGCTACGACCGACTTCCGACCGCCAACAATTACCGCCTACAAGGGCGTTCTTTCTCCAG
- the LOC116260451 gene encoding uncharacterized protein At5g39570-like isoform X2 → MMIYDDRTGGDDVFPEYDPTPYSGGYDQALAYGQPVTPSHETCYTPESMLDPSLNQENFTHGRGSSEDSPYQAERDMVDFNGNSGGGDVDRPRYLLDGEPWRDDPSHPYGYGDGYGYDYGDNWSCGWDWPKHPEEAEYGSRVHLDYAHPVSYADYLADWLQLHQEDSPHQSHLGEDYQGRQDTRHECMSEWKSAVEYIFGRQDSCEHGHADGAMPDYSFCDYQSYDRLPTANNYRLQGRSFSRFW, encoded by the coding sequence ATGATGATTTACGATGATCGAACCGGTGGGGATGATGTGTTCCCGGAGTATGATCCTACCCCTTACAGCGGGGGCTACGATCAGGCTCTCGCTTATGGACAGCCGGTTACCCCCTCCCACGAGACCTGCTACACTCCGGAATCTATGCTTGATCCATCCCTCAACCAAGAAAATTTTACCCACGGACGCGGTTCTTCTGAGGATTCGCCTTACCAAGCAGAAAGGGATATGGTGGATTTCAATGGGAACTCCGGAGGAGGCGACGTTGACCGTCCTCGCTATCTTCTAGATGGTGAGCCCTGGCGGGACGATCCCTCTCATCCTTATGGTTATGGCGATGGCTATGGATATGACTATGGCGATAACTGGAGCTGTGGGTGGGACTGGCCCAAGCACCCGGAAGAAGCAGAATATGGCTCTAGGGTTCACCTGGATTATGCCCACCCAGTGAGTTATGCTGATTATTTGGCTGACTGGCTTCAACTGCATCAAGAGGATTCCCCCCACCAAAGCCACCTGGGCGAGGACTACCAAGGTCGTCAGGATACCAGACATGAATGTATGAGCGAGTGGAAGAGCGCGGTGGAGTACATATTTGGACGGCAGGACTCATGCGAACATGGTCATGCCGATGGCGCCATGCCCGACTACAGCTTCTGCGACTATCAGAGCTACGACCGACTTCCGACCGCCAACAATTACCGCCTACAAGGGCGTTCTTTCTCCAG
- the LOC116260451 gene encoding uncharacterized protein At5g39570-like isoform X3, translating into MMIYDDRTGGDDVFPEYDPTPYSGGYDQALAYGQPVTPSHETCYTPESMLDPSLNQENFTHGRGSSEDSPYQAERDMVDFNGNSGGGDVDRPRYLLDGEPWRDDPSHPYGYGDGYGYDYGDNWSCGWDWPKHPEEAEYGSRVHLDYAHPVSYADYLADWLQLHQEDSPHQSHLGEDYQGRQDTRHECMSEWKSAVEYIFGRQDSCEHGHADGAMPDYSFCDYQSYDRLPTANNYRLQGRSFSR; encoded by the coding sequence ATGATGATTTACGATGATCGAACCGGTGGGGATGATGTGTTCCCGGAGTATGATCCTACCCCTTACAGCGGGGGCTACGATCAGGCTCTCGCTTATGGACAGCCGGTTACCCCCTCCCACGAGACCTGCTACACTCCGGAATCTATGCTTGATCCATCCCTCAACCAAGAAAATTTTACCCACGGACGCGGTTCTTCTGAGGATTCGCCTTACCAAGCAGAAAGGGATATGGTGGATTTCAATGGGAACTCCGGAGGAGGCGACGTTGACCGTCCTCGCTATCTTCTAGATGGTGAGCCCTGGCGGGACGATCCCTCTCATCCTTATGGTTATGGCGATGGCTATGGATATGACTATGGCGATAACTGGAGCTGTGGGTGGGACTGGCCCAAGCACCCGGAAGAAGCAGAATATGGCTCTAGGGTTCACCTGGATTATGCCCACCCAGTGAGTTATGCTGATTATTTGGCTGACTGGCTTCAACTGCATCAAGAGGATTCCCCCCACCAAAGCCACCTGGGCGAGGACTACCAAGGTCGTCAGGATACCAGACATGAATGTATGAGCGAGTGGAAGAGCGCGGTGGAGTACATATTTGGACGGCAGGACTCATGCGAACATGGTCATGCCGATGGCGCCATGCCCGACTACAGCTTCTGCGACTATCAGAGCTACGACCGACTTCCGACCGCCAACAATTACCGCCTACAAGGGCGTTCTTTCTCCAG